In one Camelus dromedarius isolate mCamDro1 chromosome 31, mCamDro1.pat, whole genome shotgun sequence genomic region, the following are encoded:
- the LRRC75B gene encoding leucine-rich repeat-containing protein 75B, with amino-acid sequence MGARLGRRAGPDAGSEAGEAAGCGPAPYERRVRWLREIQSTLRERRPERARQLLRLLRQDLGLEGTLLTDILYRNVAFLNLVDPISHDLLVNLARDLQCPKSDYELWKSSDKICRQLIYHLTPHSKRQRGSSLPRRKTQSCLKSSLQRTLLAGETVNLSGITLSAQDVQHITHYLGSRGAGLAVLDLSFTGLSDELLRRLMPSLWTLPRLTQLLLNGNRLTRAAARELTEAVKDTSKFPVLAWVDLGNNVDVASLPQPLLVGLRRRLSQRTSLPTIYEGGDLEPEGGTAVATAVASTWDSAAVGPGPKPQACCTR; translated from the exons ATGGGGGCGCGGCTGGGCCGGCGGGCCGGGCCCGACGCGGGCTCGGAGGCCGGGGAGGCGGCGGGGTGCGGGCCCGCGCCCTACGAGCGCCGGGTGCGCTGGCTCCGCGAGATCCAGTCCACGCTCCGCGAGCGGCGGCCCGAGCGCGCCCGGCAGCTGCTGCGCCTCCTGCGCCAG GACCTGGGCCTCGAGGGAACCCTCCTCACAGACATCCTCTACAGGAACGTGGCCTTCCTCAATCTGGTGGACCCCATTTCCCACGACCTGCTTGTGAACCTGGCCCGGGACCTGCAGTGCCCCAAGTCG GACTATGAGCTCTGGAAGTCCTCGGACAAGATCTGTCGGCAGCTCATCTACCACCTCACGCCTCACTCCAAGCGGCAGCGAGGGTCCAGCTTGCCCCGGAGGAAGACCCAGAGCTG CCTCAAGAGCAGCCTCCAGAGGACTCTGCTGGCGGGGGAGACCGTGAACCTGTCAGGGATCACGTTGTCAGCGCAGGACGTGCAGCACATCACGCACTACCTGGGCAGCCGGGGCGCCGGGCTCGCGGTGCTGGACCTGAGCTTCACGGGGCTGAGTGACGAGCTGCTGCGCCGGCTGATGCCCAGCCTCTGGACGCTGCCCCGCCTCACCCAGCTCCTGCTCAACGGTAACCGGCTGACCCGGGCCGCCGCCCGCGAGCTCACCGAGGCTGTCAAGGACACCAGCAAGTTCCCGGTGCTGGCCTGGGTGGACCTGGGCAACAACGTGGACgtggcctccctgccccagcccctgctggtTGGCCTGCGCCGGCGGCTGAGCCAGCGCACCTCGCTGCCCACCATCTACGAGGGTGGAGACCTGGAGCCTGAGGGTGGCACAGCCGTGGCCACCGCCGTTGCCTCCACCTGGGACTCTGCAGCTGTTGGACCAGGGCCCAAGCCTCAGGCCTGCTGCACCAGGTGA
- the SNRPD3 gene encoding small nuclear ribonucleoprotein Sm D3 isoform X2 has translation MSIGVPIKVLHEAEGHIVTCETNTGEVYRGKLIEAEDNMNCQMSNITVTYRDGRVAQLEQVYIRGSKIRFLILPDMLKNAPMLKSMKNKNQGSGAGRGKAAILKAQVAARGRGRGMGRGNIFQKRR, from the exons ATGTCTATTGGTGTGCCGATTAAAGTCCTGCATGAAGCGGAGGGTCACATCGTGACTTGTGAGACAAACACCGGTGAGGTGTATCGAGGGAAGCTCATTGAAGCCGAGGACAACATGAACTGCCAG ATGTCCAACATCACAGTCACCTACAGAGATGGCCGTGTGGCACAGCTGGAGCAGGTGTACATCCGCGGCAGCAAGATCCGCTTTCTGATTTTGCCTGACATGCTGAAAAACGCACCCATGTTGAAgagcatgaaaaacaaaaaccaaggctCAGGGGCCGGTCGGGGAAAAGCTGCTATTCTGAAGGCCCAAG TGGCCGCAAGAGGGAGAGGACGTGGAATGGGACGTGGAAACATCTTCCAGAAGCGAAGATGA
- the SNRPD3 gene encoding small nuclear ribonucleoprotein Sm D3 isoform X1, protein MEKVRPREGKKHMRLPRDSLPAKMSIGVPIKVLHEAEGHIVTCETNTGEVYRGKLIEAEDNMNCQMSNITVTYRDGRVAQLEQVYIRGSKIRFLILPDMLKNAPMLKSMKNKNQGSGAGRGKAAILKAQVAARGRGRGMGRGNIFQKRR, encoded by the exons ATGgagaaagtgaggcccagagaggggaagaaacACATGAGGCTGCCCAGG GACTCTCTTCCTGCCAAGATGTCTATTGGTGTGCCGATTAAAGTCCTGCATGAAGCGGAGGGTCACATCGTGACTTGTGAGACAAACACCGGTGAGGTGTATCGAGGGAAGCTCATTGAAGCCGAGGACAACATGAACTGCCAG ATGTCCAACATCACAGTCACCTACAGAGATGGCCGTGTGGCACAGCTGGAGCAGGTGTACATCCGCGGCAGCAAGATCCGCTTTCTGATTTTGCCTGACATGCTGAAAAACGCACCCATGTTGAAgagcatgaaaaacaaaaaccaaggctCAGGGGCCGGTCGGGGAAAAGCTGCTATTCTGAAGGCCCAAG TGGCCGCAAGAGGGAGAGGACGTGGAATGGGACGTGGAAACATCTTCCAGAAGCGAAGATGA
- the GUCD1 gene encoding protein GUCD1 isoform X4 — translation MTGPRCRRKHRPSGRQGQSGARASKHPTPETGWTARRGLVAAGGGTEGQDLPSQFKLRNPAAPGDFVQLPVPIIQQLYHWDCGLACSRMVLRYLGQLDDSEFESALRELRLTKSIWTIDLAYLMRHFGVRHRFCTQTLGVDKGYKNQSFYRKHFDTEETRVNQLFAQAKACKVLVEKCGHRCFCRTPDYQGHFIVLRGYNRATGCIFYNNPAYADRMCSTSLSNFEEARTSYGTDEDILFVYLDS, via the exons ATGACGGGACCCAGGTGCCGCCGGAAACACCGACCCTCGGGCCGGCAAGGGCAAAGTGGGGCTCGCGCTTCCAAGCACCCGACACCAGAGACGGGCTGGACCGCCCGGCGGGGCTTGGTGGCGGCAGGTGGTGGGACCGAGGGCCAGGACCTCCCCTCACAATTTAAACTTCGGAACCCGGCAGCGCCAG GGGACTTTGTGCAGCTGCCTGTGCCCATCATCCAGCAGCTCTACCACTGGGACTGCGGCCTGGCCTGCTCCAGGATGGTGCTGCG ATACCTGGGCCAGCTGGACGACAGTGAGTTTGAGAGTGCCCTGCGGGAGCTGCGGCTAACCAAGAGCATCTGGACCATTGACCTGGCCTACCTGATGCGCCACTTTGGCGTGAGGCACCGCTTCTGCACCCAGACCCTGGGCGTCGACAAGGGCTACAAGAACCAG TCCTTCTACAGGAAGCACTTTGACACCGAGGAGACCCGGGTGAACCAGCTGTTTGCACAAGCCAAAGCCTGCAAGGTGCTGGTGGAGAAATG CGGCCACCGCTGCTTCTGCCGCACCCCCGACTACCAGGGCCACTTCATCGTGCTGCGTGGCTACAACCGGGCCACCGGCTGCATCTTCTACAACAACCCAGCCTACGCCGACC GAATGTGCAGCACTAGCCTCAGTAACTTCGAGGAGGCCAGAACCAGCTACGGCACGGACGAGGACATCCTCTTTGTCTACTTGGACAGCTGA
- the GUCD1 gene encoding protein GUCD1 isoform X2 codes for MTGPRCRRKHRPSGRQGQSGARASKHPTPETGWTARRGLVAAGGGTEGQDLPSQFKLRNPAAPGDFVQLPVPIIQQLYHWDCGLACSRMVLRYLGQLDDSEFESALRELRLTKSIWTIDLAYLMRHFGVRHRFCTQTLGVDKGYKNQSFYRKHFDTEETRVNQLFAQAKACKVLVEKCTVSVQDIQAHLAQGHVAIVLVNSGVLHCDLCSSPVKYCCFAPSGHRCFCRTPDYQGHFIVLRGYNRATGCIFYNNPAYADRMCSTSLSNFEEARTSYGTDEDILFVYLDS; via the exons ATGACGGGACCCAGGTGCCGCCGGAAACACCGACCCTCGGGCCGGCAAGGGCAAAGTGGGGCTCGCGCTTCCAAGCACCCGACACCAGAGACGGGCTGGACCGCCCGGCGGGGCTTGGTGGCGGCAGGTGGTGGGACCGAGGGCCAGGACCTCCCCTCACAATTTAAACTTCGGAACCCGGCAGCGCCAG GGGACTTTGTGCAGCTGCCTGTGCCCATCATCCAGCAGCTCTACCACTGGGACTGCGGCCTGGCCTGCTCCAGGATGGTGCTGCG ATACCTGGGCCAGCTGGACGACAGTGAGTTTGAGAGTGCCCTGCGGGAGCTGCGGCTAACCAAGAGCATCTGGACCATTGACCTGGCCTACCTGATGCGCCACTTTGGCGTGAGGCACCGCTTCTGCACCCAGACCCTGGGCGTCGACAAGGGCTACAAGAACCAG TCCTTCTACAGGAAGCACTTTGACACCGAGGAGACCCGGGTGAACCAGCTGTTTGCACAAGCCAAAGCCTGCAAGGTGCTGGTGGAGAAATG CACAGTCAGCGTGCAGGACATCCAAGCGCACCTGGCACAGGGCCACGTGGCCATCGTGCTGGTGAACTCGGGGGTGTTGCACTGTGACCTCTGCTCCAGCCCCGTCAAGTACTGCTGCTTCGCTCCCAGCGGCCACCGCTGCTTCTGCCGCACCCCCGACTACCAGGGCCACTTCATCGTGCTGCGTGGCTACAACCGGGCCACCGGCTGCATCTTCTACAACAACCCAGCCTACGCCGACC GAATGTGCAGCACTAGCCTCAGTAACTTCGAGGAGGCCAGAACCAGCTACGGCACGGACGAGGACATCCTCTTTGTCTACTTGGACAGCTGA
- the GUCD1 gene encoding protein GUCD1 isoform X3, which yields MTGPRCRRKHRPSGRQGQSGARASKHPTPETGWTARRGLVAAGGGTEGQDLPSQFKLRNPAAPAGDFVQLPVPIIQQLYHWDCGLACSRMVLRYLGQLDDSEFESALRELRLTKSIWTIDLAYLMRHFGVRHRFCTQTLGVDKGYKNQSFYRKHFDTEETRVNQLFAQAKACKVLVEKCGHRCFCRTPDYQGHFIVLRGYNRATGCIFYNNPAYADRMCSTSLSNFEEARTSYGTDEDILFVYLDS from the exons ATGACGGGACCCAGGTGCCGCCGGAAACACCGACCCTCGGGCCGGCAAGGGCAAAGTGGGGCTCGCGCTTCCAAGCACCCGACACCAGAGACGGGCTGGACCGCCCGGCGGGGCTTGGTGGCGGCAGGTGGTGGGACCGAGGGCCAGGACCTCCCCTCACAATTTAAACTTCGGAACCCGGCAGCGCCAG CAGGGGACTTTGTGCAGCTGCCTGTGCCCATCATCCAGCAGCTCTACCACTGGGACTGCGGCCTGGCCTGCTCCAGGATGGTGCTGCG ATACCTGGGCCAGCTGGACGACAGTGAGTTTGAGAGTGCCCTGCGGGAGCTGCGGCTAACCAAGAGCATCTGGACCATTGACCTGGCCTACCTGATGCGCCACTTTGGCGTGAGGCACCGCTTCTGCACCCAGACCCTGGGCGTCGACAAGGGCTACAAGAACCAG TCCTTCTACAGGAAGCACTTTGACACCGAGGAGACCCGGGTGAACCAGCTGTTTGCACAAGCCAAAGCCTGCAAGGTGCTGGTGGAGAAATG CGGCCACCGCTGCTTCTGCCGCACCCCCGACTACCAGGGCCACTTCATCGTGCTGCGTGGCTACAACCGGGCCACCGGCTGCATCTTCTACAACAACCCAGCCTACGCCGACC GAATGTGCAGCACTAGCCTCAGTAACTTCGAGGAGGCCAGAACCAGCTACGGCACGGACGAGGACATCCTCTTTGTCTACTTGGACAGCTGA
- the GUCD1 gene encoding protein GUCD1 isoform X1, with protein sequence MTGPRCRRKHRPSGRQGQSGARASKHPTPETGWTARRGLVAAGGGTEGQDLPSQFKLRNPAAPAGDFVQLPVPIIQQLYHWDCGLACSRMVLRYLGQLDDSEFESALRELRLTKSIWTIDLAYLMRHFGVRHRFCTQTLGVDKGYKNQSFYRKHFDTEETRVNQLFAQAKACKVLVEKCTVSVQDIQAHLAQGHVAIVLVNSGVLHCDLCSSPVKYCCFAPSGHRCFCRTPDYQGHFIVLRGYNRATGCIFYNNPAYADRMCSTSLSNFEEARTSYGTDEDILFVYLDS encoded by the exons ATGACGGGACCCAGGTGCCGCCGGAAACACCGACCCTCGGGCCGGCAAGGGCAAAGTGGGGCTCGCGCTTCCAAGCACCCGACACCAGAGACGGGCTGGACCGCCCGGCGGGGCTTGGTGGCGGCAGGTGGTGGGACCGAGGGCCAGGACCTCCCCTCACAATTTAAACTTCGGAACCCGGCAGCGCCAG CAGGGGACTTTGTGCAGCTGCCTGTGCCCATCATCCAGCAGCTCTACCACTGGGACTGCGGCCTGGCCTGCTCCAGGATGGTGCTGCG ATACCTGGGCCAGCTGGACGACAGTGAGTTTGAGAGTGCCCTGCGGGAGCTGCGGCTAACCAAGAGCATCTGGACCATTGACCTGGCCTACCTGATGCGCCACTTTGGCGTGAGGCACCGCTTCTGCACCCAGACCCTGGGCGTCGACAAGGGCTACAAGAACCAG TCCTTCTACAGGAAGCACTTTGACACCGAGGAGACCCGGGTGAACCAGCTGTTTGCACAAGCCAAAGCCTGCAAGGTGCTGGTGGAGAAATG CACAGTCAGCGTGCAGGACATCCAAGCGCACCTGGCACAGGGCCACGTGGCCATCGTGCTGGTGAACTCGGGGGTGTTGCACTGTGACCTCTGCTCCAGCCCCGTCAAGTACTGCTGCTTCGCTCCCAGCGGCCACCGCTGCTTCTGCCGCACCCCCGACTACCAGGGCCACTTCATCGTGCTGCGTGGCTACAACCGGGCCACCGGCTGCATCTTCTACAACAACCCAGCCTACGCCGACC GAATGTGCAGCACTAGCCTCAGTAACTTCGAGGAGGCCAGAACCAGCTACGGCACGGACGAGGACATCCTCTTTGTCTACTTGGACAGCTGA
- the GUCD1 gene encoding protein GUCD1 isoform X6, producing MRTEAEAEGPPLESGDFVQLPVPIIQQLYHWDCGLACSRMVLRYLGQLDDSEFESALRELRLTKSIWTIDLAYLMRHFGVRHRFCTQTLGVDKGYKNQSFYRKHFDTEETRVNQLFAQAKACKVLVEKCGHRCFCRTPDYQGHFIVLRGYNRATGCIFYNNPAYADRMCSTSLSNFEEARTSYGTDEDILFVYLDS from the exons atgaggacagaggcgGAGGCAGAGGGGCCACCACTGGAGTCCG GGGACTTTGTGCAGCTGCCTGTGCCCATCATCCAGCAGCTCTACCACTGGGACTGCGGCCTGGCCTGCTCCAGGATGGTGCTGCG ATACCTGGGCCAGCTGGACGACAGTGAGTTTGAGAGTGCCCTGCGGGAGCTGCGGCTAACCAAGAGCATCTGGACCATTGACCTGGCCTACCTGATGCGCCACTTTGGCGTGAGGCACCGCTTCTGCACCCAGACCCTGGGCGTCGACAAGGGCTACAAGAACCAG TCCTTCTACAGGAAGCACTTTGACACCGAGGAGACCCGGGTGAACCAGCTGTTTGCACAAGCCAAAGCCTGCAAGGTGCTGGTGGAGAAATG CGGCCACCGCTGCTTCTGCCGCACCCCCGACTACCAGGGCCACTTCATCGTGCTGCGTGGCTACAACCGGGCCACCGGCTGCATCTTCTACAACAACCCAGCCTACGCCGACC GAATGTGCAGCACTAGCCTCAGTAACTTCGAGGAGGCCAGAACCAGCTACGGCACGGACGAGGACATCCTCTTTGTCTACTTGGACAGCTGA
- the GUCD1 gene encoding protein GUCD1 isoform X5 produces MRTEAEAEGPPLESGDFVQLPVPIIQQLYHWDCGLACSRMVLRYLGQLDDSEFESALRELRLTKSIWTIDLAYLMRHFGVRHRFCTQTLGVDKGYKNQSFYRKHFDTEETRVNQLFAQAKACKVLVEKCTVSVQDIQAHLAQGHVAIVLVNSGVLHCDLCSSPVKYCCFAPSGHRCFCRTPDYQGHFIVLRGYNRATGCIFYNNPAYADRMCSTSLSNFEEARTSYGTDEDILFVYLDS; encoded by the exons atgaggacagaggcgGAGGCAGAGGGGCCACCACTGGAGTCCG GGGACTTTGTGCAGCTGCCTGTGCCCATCATCCAGCAGCTCTACCACTGGGACTGCGGCCTGGCCTGCTCCAGGATGGTGCTGCG ATACCTGGGCCAGCTGGACGACAGTGAGTTTGAGAGTGCCCTGCGGGAGCTGCGGCTAACCAAGAGCATCTGGACCATTGACCTGGCCTACCTGATGCGCCACTTTGGCGTGAGGCACCGCTTCTGCACCCAGACCCTGGGCGTCGACAAGGGCTACAAGAACCAG TCCTTCTACAGGAAGCACTTTGACACCGAGGAGACCCGGGTGAACCAGCTGTTTGCACAAGCCAAAGCCTGCAAGGTGCTGGTGGAGAAATG CACAGTCAGCGTGCAGGACATCCAAGCGCACCTGGCACAGGGCCACGTGGCCATCGTGCTGGTGAACTCGGGGGTGTTGCACTGTGACCTCTGCTCCAGCCCCGTCAAGTACTGCTGCTTCGCTCCCAGCGGCCACCGCTGCTTCTGCCGCACCCCCGACTACCAGGGCCACTTCATCGTGCTGCGTGGCTACAACCGGGCCACCGGCTGCATCTTCTACAACAACCCAGCCTACGCCGACC GAATGTGCAGCACTAGCCTCAGTAACTTCGAGGAGGCCAGAACCAGCTACGGCACGGACGAGGACATCCTCTTTGTCTACTTGGACAGCTGA